The Xenorhabdus poinarii G6 nucleotide sequence AATGCGGCGTATACCACCGCTGGATGGCGCAGTAGAAGATGTTCAACCTCTTCAGCCGCAATTTTTTCGCCGCCACGATTTATTTGATCTTTTTCACGTCCGACGACTTTGAGGTATCCGTCGGGAAGCTGAATGACGACGTCACCAGAGCAATAAAACCCATCGCTGTCGAACACGGTTTGGTTATGTTCTGGGCTGCGGTAATAACCCCGAAAAGTGTATGGACCTCTGGTCATTAACAATCCTGGCTCTCCGAGTGGCACCGGGAGACCTTCTTGGTTGGCGACCCATACCTCATCATCCTCGCTGATAGGGCGGCCCTGAGTTGTGAAGGTATGTGTATCGTTATCATCGAGTCGGGTGTAGTTCACCAAACCTTCCGCCATCCCAAATACCTGTTGGAGCTGGCAACCCAGTTCCTTTGGAATGCGTCTGGCCAGTGCTTCTCCCAGAGGTGCACCGCCAACCAGCATGACCTCCAGACTGGAGAGTTCGTTGATGTGACCGATGAGATTGGCATACTCCAGCCAGATACTGACCGCTGGCGGCACCAGGGCAACAAGATTGATCTGATGATGTGCGATAGCAGGAAAACATCCATCTGGACTAGGATCGGGAACGAGGACAACCTGACCACCCGCATAGAATACGCCCAAAGCGCCTGGTGAGCTCATCGGATAGTTATGTGCAGCCGGCAGTGCACAGAGGTACCGGGTTTTACTGCTTACGTTGCAGATCGGATTGCTGGCGCGGATGCTGTAATAGTAGTCGTTGTGGGTCCGTGGAATCAGCTTGGGTGTGCCAGTGCTGCCGCCGGAAAGCTGGAAAAATGCGACCTCATCTGCCGGTGTTGGTGTTGGCGTGAAGTTTCCCGGCTCTTCCGATATCAGGCGTGAAAGCGAATGGTCTGAGTCTGAATTAGTATGGTGAAGCACCACGATATTCAGTTCTGGACACTGATCTATTAGAAGATCAATAAGAGCATCATCATGAAACTGGCGATGTTGGCGATCGGCAATGAGTATGCTTGGCATAATTTGGCGTGCATACGCGATTAATTCGCTGCTTTGGTGGCTATAAAGCGCGTTGACAGGTGCGACACCTAGACGCAGTAAGGCAAAAAAGACGATATAAAACTCAGCCTCATTGCCGAGATGAACCAGCGCAGTTTGTCCCTGACGTACGCCGCGTCG carries:
- a CDS encoding (2,3-dihydroxybenzoyl)adenylate synthase, yielding MIEFNRWPQDLAERYRLKGYWIDRPLSEILDIHRENDTTALFCGERSWSYRELNEAVNRLAASLHRRGVRQGQTALVHLGNEAEFYIVFFALLRLGVAPVNALYSHQSSELIAYARQIMPSILIADRQHRQFHDDALIDLLIDQCPELNIVVLHHTNSDSDHSLSRLISEEPGNFTPTPTPADEVAFFQLSGGSTGTPKLIPRTHNDYYYSIRASNPICNVSSKTRYLCALPAAHNYPMSSPGALGVFYAGGQVVLVPDPSPDGCFPAIAHHQINLVALVPPAVSIWLEYANLIGHINELSSLEVMLVGGAPLGEALARRIPKELGCQLQQVFGMAEGLVNYTRLDDNDTHTFTTQGRPISEDDEVWVANQEGLPVPLGEPGLLMTRGPYTFRGYYRSPEHNQTVFDSDGFYCSGDVVIQLPDGYLKVVGREKDQINRGGEKIAAEEVEHLLLRHPAVVYAALVAIPDSLMGEKTCAYVVTREHETVKPAVLRRWLREQGIADYKIPDRFENLPKLPLTPVGKINKQALRTLANAALKN